From the Mesotoga prima MesG1.Ag.4.2 genome, the window AAGAGCAACTCCAAATCGCATAGTCGCTCTTCGAAAATCCTACAAGGGTTTTTCTGTCAAGGTTTATCGGTAGAAACTTATCATTTCCATTTGAGCGATCCAACTACCAGTGAATGAACCTGCAAGATGATTCGTAAGCGCGGAGAAAATTATGAATCGTTGAATGTGATCGAAAAAAGCGACAAGGAAAACGATCGAGACTTCCCGGAGTGGCTTTTCTTACAGGAGATCCGATTAGTTATCGATCCAAACCTATTTATATTGTATATGTTATATGATTGCACTATAAGGATTTTTGGTAATCACGCACCTTCAGGCGACTATTCATTTAAAAACCAAAATCAGCGCTTTCTTGATCAATAAGGATTAGGAGGATCAATAATGGCCGAAAAGAAGTACACAATCGAGGAACTGATGCAAAATGAGACGATTGCATCTTTCGCGGTTTCCGCAGATTCAAGGAAAATTCTCTATTCTTCCGACAAGACTGGCAACTACAACGTATTTGAACTAGATCAAGAGAAGGGAAGGCACAGACAGACTACGTCCCTCGATGAGAACGCATTAGTTTCTTTCATTTTCGAGGACGGAAGCTTCATTTTCGCGATGGATAAGGGTGGAGATGAGCTGCACCATCTCTATCTATTTTCTGATGAAGAGATCAGAGATCTCACCCCTTTCGAAAAAACTAAGTCAGGATTTCACATGAGTGTGGGTGACAAGGTTTACTACTATTCGAACAGGATTGACAAAAGTAGATTCGATCTTTACCGATTCAATGAAGGTGATTTAACAAGCGAGCTGGTCTTCGAAAACAAGGACCTGTTCGAGCTGGGTCCGATTTCCAGTGATGAGAGGTTTATTGCTCTTCGTAAGCTCCGGACTGCAAACGATTCGGATATTTATCTTTATAACTTTGTAAACGGGGATATAAAACTTCTCTCCCCCCATCAAAGTGAAGCAAATTTTAAACCTCTCTTCTTCTCAATAGATTCACTGAAGCTGTACTATGTATCGGATTCGGCCGGAGAGTTCATGACGCTCTGGGAAATGAACATTGAAAGCAGAGTCAGTGAAGAGATCCTTGACTTAGAATGGGACATAATTGCAGGAAGGATGTCGGAAGACGGAGAAAACGCTGTGCTTGTACTGAATAGAGATGGTTTTTCCGAACTCCATGTGATCGAAACGAAAAGCAATTCTCTCAAGATGCCACCTATAAAAACCAGTGGTGTTGTCTATGATCAGTGCTTCAGTAAAGATGGTCAGCTTCTGTATTATCTTTGCGATTCGGCGACATCATCTCCCAACATCTTTTCGATAAACCTCGAGACAAAGAAGACAAAGAAGCTCACTGATTCAATGAGTCGAAACGTGAACAGCAATGATCTTTCCGAAGCATCGGTTCTCCGCTTTGTTTCATATGACGGTCTCGAAGTACCAGGTATTTTCTATCCGCCCAAGAACGTACCTGCCGGCGAGAAAGCCCCCGCCGTTGTGTGGGTCCATGGAGGACCTGGCGGCCAGTCTCTACCGAAATACAGCCCGGAAATCCAATTCATCGCGAATCATGGCTATGCAATCTACGCGGTGAATAACAGAGGAAGCTCCGGTTATGGAAAGAGCTTCTTCAGAGCGGCAGATCACAAGCACGGAGAAGCTGATCTGGATGACTGCGTGGAAGCCGCCAGGTTTCTAGCCACACTTGATTTTATCGATGAAGAAAGAATCGCCATAAATGGAGGGAGCTACGGAGGTTTTATGGTGCTCGCAGCACTGGCTTTTAGGCCGAAGGAGTTCAAGGCAGGTATAGATCTTTTCGGTGTCTCAAACTGGGTGAGAACACTCAAAGAGGTGCCTGCCTGGTGGAAGGCCATTAAAGATCTACTATACACGAAGATTGGAAACCCCTTTGAAGAAGAGGAATACCTCAAGAGCATCTCCCCTCTCTTCCACGCCGAGAGAATTGAAAGGCCACTCCTTGTTCTTCAGGGTGTAAATGATCCAAGAGTATTGAAAGTGGAGTCGGACGAAATCGTTGAGAGCCTTAAGAAAAACGGTGTTCCAGTTGAATATGTTGTATTTGAGGATGAGGGACATGGCTTCAAGAAGAAGGTTAATAGAATCAAAGGGGCTAAAGCAATGCTTGCGTTTCTAGATAAATACCTGCGCTAAAGAAGATGAACATTAGGAACACGGAGCGAGCGGTTCGTTTAACTCAGAATTGTATCTGAAAGAGGGATACAGAGGGTTTCAATTCACCCGCTGAAATGACTGAACAAAAAGGGCGTTTCTGATGTTTCAGCTATTTCGCTGAAAGACACGTCTCTCTTCGCTATCAACAGTGCAGAACGAAGAAAATTAGTCCGCTCTTTCAACTGATGTTCCGGGCGTCGAACACAAAGCGATCCGGACCCTCACAACGCAAGTATTAGTCCACCTTCTCCGGCGTAAGTCGCAATGGCAGGCCCCATCTTTCCAATTATGACTTCAGAGTCGGGGACACGTTTCCTTATCTCTGAAGAAAAGAATTTCGCATCTTCGAGATTGTTAACATGTGTTATGCCAAAGATCTTCTTACCGGTCTTTGCAGATTCCTCGATCAGCTCTATAATTGCCGCTCTGAATCTTTTGTTTCCCCTCACTTTCTTCAGAAGTTTGACCTCCCCATTTACTCCATGCAGGATGATCTTCATGTTGAGAATATTGACCACACTTCCCTGGAACTTACTCAGGCGTCCTCCTTTGACGATGTTTTCTACAGTTGCCAGCGGAATGATTATTTTCACATTATCTCTGTAGATTCTTAGCGCCGATAAAATGTCTTCAACGGTTGCACCGCTTTTAGCCATTCTCGCCGCAATCAAAACTTGAATTCCATGAGAAATAGACCCCGCAAGAGAGTCGAAAACAATCGCCTTGCTGCCTGTCATTTCAGCGCCCAAAACCGCCGACTGGTAAGTACCACTTAGCTTGGATGAAATAGTAATACACAACGGAGTATCGCCCTTCTTCTGAATCTCTTCGAAGATTCCTGCAAAGTCTGCCGGGGAGGGTTGAGAGGTTTTCGGAAGCTCGTGGGATTTGCTCATTGACTGCCAGAATTCCTCCGGAGTTATGTCTATGTCTTCCTTGAACGTTTGATCTTCAACGAAAATGTTCAGGGGAGCAAATGGAATCTCGAACTCCTTTAGAGTATCGATAGGTAGATCACATGAGCTGTCCGTAACTATTTTGATCACAGTACCCCTCCTCTCAGATCCGATAATTAAATTATAGGTCATAGAGAGAAATATCCAATGTTTAGTCGGAGTTTTGGAATACTTTTTGATCCCGTTCATTTAACATCGGCCGATCCCTCTATTCCTTGATAATAAATAGGAAGAGAGCGGGGAAACCGCTCTCTTCTATCTTGGTAAATCGCAACTCTATTTCGCAGAAACAATCTCGTTGAATCTATCAACACTCAAGACTTCAGGAGAATAACTTCCCGCAAGCTTCTCATATTGCCTGAGAAACGCTCTGAGGTGACTCTCCGACCCTCGAAGAAGGTTCTCGTAAACCGTTCTTGTTCTCGAGCCAATCTCTCCTGCAAGAAGTTCTTCGATGTCGGCAATGTCTATCTCTTCTATCAATAAACCGACCTCAACCGCATCCAGTAGAGACTTGCTACCCTTTTCAATTAGCTCGTCGTAAAGCTTTTGAAGCTCCGGATCGGTGAATACACCAATGTCGTTTTCACCGACTGGGTCTTCGAGACCAATCTCACCAATCAGTGAAAGGACAGCATCCGTATGCTGTTGCTCACTTTCGGCGATGTTCTTGAAGACGTTCACGTTCCAAATTTCGTAAAGCACTGTGTAAACATCACGGGCAAGCTTTTCTTCTTCTCTCATGAATACAATTCCATCTTCCTCTGCGGTTAGCCCGCTCGCCAGTGTCATCGTACCGATAATTAGAACCATCAATATTGCTGAAAACAATCTCTTCATATTCAATACCTCCATTATTTGGATCTCGAGGAGATTCTAACCGTCCATTCTTAGAGTTTCCTGAGAATCCTTGCTTATAGTTCGCTTAGAGTCCCGGCCTTATGCAGAACTGCCATAGGAATTATCTTGGCCTGGCAGTCAAGACGAAGTGTCATCTTCTCCAAAAGAGAGTGACTGAAGGATTAAGATGGTCTCAATCTTTCTAGGCGGTCGACCATGGAGGTTAAGGATAGAACCTTTACAAGAGAAAGTCTTTTCAGCTAGTCCTCGAATGCCCTTCTGGCCGCTTTTAGTGCGACAGCCCTGGGTACGAGTCTTGATCCCGTTGCAATGACCTTGTTAATCACTCCGCTTACCACACTTCTCTTACCTTTCTCAAAGGAATCAAGAGCTCTCCTAACAACTTCCTCGGGACTCATCGAGCCGGGAAGTTTCTTTCTGCCTCCCGAAGCAACGTCAAAGAACTCAGTCTTAGTTGGTCCGGGGGACAAAACCATCACTTTGAAACCTTTTGACTTAAGCTCCTCGCTAATCGCCTCGCTGAAACTCAGCACAAAGGCTTTTGTCGCTGCATAGACCGCCATACCAGGCACAGGAAGATAAGCTGCAGTTGAGGCCACGTTAATGACTCCTCCGCCGATGCCTACTCTGCACAAGGTATATTTCTTAGTCAAGTAGTAGAGAGCTCCAATGTTCAAGTTGATCATTTGCATCTCTCTATCTGTTTCCAAATCCTCAAATTGACCTATCATTCCAAACCCAGCATTGTTTATCAGAAGGTCAACTTCGTTTAGGCTTTCTGAGACTCTCAAGAGATCACTTTCACTGGTTAAGTCTGCCTTTAGAGGAGTTGAAACGATGCCATAATCCCTTTCTATTCGGTTTGAAATTGCTTCTAGACGGTCATATCTTCTCGCTACGAGTACCGTTCCAAAGCCTCGTTTGGCAAGTTCATAAGAGAATATTTCACCGATACCCGACGATGCTCCAGTAATTAACGCTTTCTTCAAATTGATCACCCCGGCTATTTAGACTCTTTCCAGCTATTATAGCTCTCTAAACTCTTGCTCGCTTTCGCCGAAGAAAGTTGTATAATTTCATTACTGAATTTTTGGGGGTGATATTGTGAAGAAGGCGGCAATGTTATTGATTCTTGTTCTTGTAGGGAGCGTTTTCGCATCATGGATACCGTTGCAGGACTACTCTACGGTGAAGTACGTCTACAACAAGATCACGTACTTTGAGAACGGAGAGCAGAAGGAAATGCTATACGGAGTGACAATAGATAAGGATGAAGATCAGTACGTCCTGAATTACGATACTACCTACTTTCTGCCGCTCGATACAGAGCTCACCGCAGATATGATGTTCGGGCAGCAATTCTCTATGATGCTATTCACATTCTTGAATCCGATGCTTACTTTCATATATGATGCTATCGATCTCGATGAGCAAATGAACACAAAGCTCTATGGATTCGGTACTTTGAAATATGAAGGACAGCATTCCGTTCAGGGAAAGAATGGAACTTACACTGGAACGAAAGTCTCTCTCTATAATGAAGACGGAGAGCTGTCAATGTACTGGATAATCGATCCGAATATACCTTTTGCTCTGGAGACTTTTATGGGAGAGGATTACGCGGAAGATTCAACTTTGATTAAACTCTGGGATTACGCACTGAATTGATCTCGGCTTCAAAGAAAGGCGCCTTCTTATGAGGCGCCTTTTTTGTTTATAATTGTGAAGCGGCAAACTCGATTCGTCGTGTGCAAATCCTGGTTAAAGAACCCGTTCTTCTCGAATATTCTCCTAATGCAATGGGTAGGGAGTTGTTTCTGAACCTCAATGACTAAGATTTCCAGAGGGGGGCATCGATATGGATTTGATCAGAGTTAGACATAGCTTGCACGAGATACCGGAAATTGGATTCAAAGAGTTTAAGACTCAATCATATATAATGAGCCTTCTTGATCGTCTCGATGTTCCCTACGAGAAGGTATCGGATACCGGGATTTTGGCGCGATGGAAGAAATCCGACGGCCCTTTCACTCTCTTCAGAGCCGATATGGACGCTCTACCGGTATTCGAAGAAACGGGAGTAGAATTCAAGTCCAAACATGAGGGATTCATGCACGCTTGCGGCCACGATGTTCATATGACTATCCTCATTGGCCTGATCGAGAGAGTGGTTGTCGCAAACCTGAAGCGAAATCTCCTGTTCCTATTCCAACCAGCAGAAGAAGGGGGCGGCGGAGCAGAAAGATGTATGCCTGCACTTGAGCAGTACGATATAAAGGAGGCATGGGCACTTCATGTGAACGATGAGTTCCCTGAAGGGACTGTATACTCAAGACCCGGAGTTCTCTTTGCTTCGGCCTTCGAAATGGACTGCACTTTCACGGGAAGATCGGCACATGTCGCTTTTTATAAGAAGGGAAGAGACGCTATCGAGGGAGCTATGGATTTCCTGCAGAGAGTTTACTCCGCTGAAAGAGGAGACTCCGTTCTCAGGTTCGGCTTAATCGAAGGGGGAAGGGTGAGAAACGTAGTAGCCGATTCTTGCACCCTTTACGGAACTGTGAGAACGAGAGCTTATGAGCTTTCGGAGAAGGCGATCTGCGAGCTCGAAGAGCTCGGTAGAGATGTTGCTTCAAGTAGAGGACTCGAGTTCAAGCAGAAGATCGGATCGAAATATCCTCAAGTTCAGGTGGACAAAGACCTTTACGAAAAGCTTTGCGGCCTGGTCGACGTAAATCCTGTGGAAATGAAATACGTAGGTGAAGACTTTGGTGTAATTGCTCTGAAGTATCCCTCCGTTCTTTTCTGGCTAGGCACTGGACGAGAGGAACGCCATGGTCTTCATAACTCAAAGTTCCTGCCTCAGGACTCCGTTATAGAAAAGGGAATTGAGATCTTCTGGAAGGTAGCCAGCAACTAACTCAGATGATTTGAAACCTTCCGTCTGTCAATCTGAGGCTGAACTCTCTGTTGTGATAGATAGGATCCGGTTCTGACTCCTCTGCCACCATGAAAACGGCTCCGGTTATCTCCGAAACCTTCAAAGTCGTATCGTCGGTTCTTTCGAATAGGAAAACAGGAGTATCCATGTAACTCCTGTAAATTGGAGATACGCACCTCCCTCCAATTTTCATCTGACTGAAGAGCACTTCACTCATTCCCGAGAGTGCAACCGTTGAGATTATTTTGTCGTAAGGAGCGTCGCTTTCATAACCGTACCGTCCGTCACCAATCACAAGGCGAACGTTTTTCATACGATAGCGCTCGAAATTTCTCGAAGCGACTGAAGCAACTTCTCTGTCCTTTTCTACGGTGATTACACTTCCCTTCTTTGCCATCTTCCCAAGTATGCAGGCACAGAAACCAGTTCCCGTTCCCAGATCCAACACCCTATCTTCATCTCTCATTCCCAACTCCTCGATCATCGTCACGAGAAGCGACGGTTGGGTCGAAGTGGAGCATACTTTGCCAGAACTGCCAAAGCTCAAAAGGGCTATGTCCTCATATGCCCTGTCGCGCACTTCGGAAGAGACGAAATCGGCCCGATCAAGCTCCATCATGGCGGCCTCTATTCGCGGGTCTTTCAAGTATCCCAACTTCTTCAAGTATCTTATAAGATCAATCATCTCGTTTCTCATTCTTTTTCCCCTAAAAGAAGAGATACTTCACAGCATTTAGAATTACAATTGTCAGCAATATCCATCTCACAAAGCCACTTCCTTTTCTAATCGAAAGCTTCACTGCAAAATATGCGCCGATAACGTTCCCGGCAGCAAGAACCAAACCGGGAACCCAGTATATCATCCCCTTTGAAAGGAAGACAACGAGAGCAAACACCGTATAAACAAAAACAATTACGACCTTTGCGAAGTTTGTTTTCACAAGATCATACCCGTACGTGAGAGTTATTGCTCCAATCAAGAAGAAGCCAACACCTGCTTGCAAAAAACCACCATAGAAGCCCACTCCCAAAAAGATCAGCGCTGTAAGTAGTTGGGAAGGTTTCGAAATATTCGGTTTCCCAGGTTTCAGAAGCACTAGAACTGCTACTGCAAGAAGCATCAACGCAATGACTCTCTCCAGGAGATCCTTTGGAATACTAGAGACGAACATAGAACCAATTACTGATCCAATTGTAGAAAACACAATCGCCGGAACGATCGATTTCTGAAGTCTGATACCCGATGAATGAAAGGTCTTCATTCCAATGGCACTTTCGAATAATACTCCCAGTCTGTTTGTCGCATTTGCAACGGGAGGGGGTATTCCAATCCACATAAGCAACGGGAGTGTGACCATAGAGCCACCTCCCGCAATAACGTTCATGAAACCTGCTGCCACCCCGGCAAGGTAAATCAAGACGATCTGCAAAAATGTCATTTGGGTTTATTTCCTAGTGTGAAGAAGCTTTCGAGTCGTCCATGTCGATCTTCTTCATCAACTTCCTGAGAGATGCCATAAGCGATGCGAACTCGGCCTCGGAAATATTCACCTGATTCGCAATTCTCAAAGGTATCGAAAGAGCCTTTTCTCTCATCTCTTTGCCTTTATTGGTCAATCCAATAATGACGTGCCTTTCATCACCTTGAGATCTTTCTCTTGTTAGTAGGCCAAGTTTTTCCATTCTCTTTAGCAAAGGAGTAAGGGTCCCCGAATCGAGGAAAAGCCTTTCTCCCAGCTCCTTAACTGTAAGCGGTTCCTTTTCCCAAAGGACAAGCATAACCAGATATTGAGGATACGTAATACCAAACTCCGAAAGCACAGGCCTGTACAATCTAGTTATTCCTCGGGAACTGGAATATAGGGCAAAACATAGCTGATTGTCAAGTTTAAGAAGTTCCTCTCCATTGGGAACAGATGGGTTAGTCTTCATTCACCTTACCGCCTCCTCGATTGCAGAGCGAAATGTCTCCGGTTCCTCTTTTGGTTCGAACCTTCCAATAATCTCACCATTTCTATCTATTAAAAACTTCGTGAAGTTCCACTTCACTTTTCCCGAAAACTCCTTTTTTCCTCCGCCACTTGTCAGGTACTCATAAAGTGGATGAATGTTCTTTCCCTTTACATGAATCTTGGAAAACATGGGAAAGGTGATATTGAAGTTAGTGCTGCAAAACGTCTTTATCTCTTCATCACTCCCGGGCTCCTGACGAAGAAAATCGTTAGAGGGGAAACCCAAAACGACAAAGTCCTTTTCCTTGAATTCTTCATAAAGCTGTTGCAGGCCTTCATACTGAGGTGTATATCCACATTTACTCGCAGTATTTACCAGCAGAACAACCTTACCTTTGAAGTCTTCCATAGACTTGTTCCAACCGTCAATAGTAGTCAGTTCAAAGTCATATATGCTCATTACTTCACCTCCTATCTTATTGTACACTATTTAGTTGTATCATGCAAGTAATTTGCACAATAAGCCTTCTCAGTCATTTCACCTTTTGAGACATGAAAGAATTGGTAGCTGCCGAAAAAAGAGTGTTGAAAGCTTCTACATCGAAATCTGTAGTTGATCGATTTCTACTGCAACAAATATAGCTCACATCCGGGTATTCGAGGCAAATGAGTAGGTAAAGTGTTATAAATGAATCATCATATCTGTTTCCTAGATTTTTCTTAAGTAGGTGTTAGTTCTTGATAGATGAGAATACGATTGTAAACAGAATCGAAGAAGCCCTTGTTAAGGCAAACACCATTCTCGATAATCGGGCGAGGGCCTTTCTGAATGACTACACTGGCCCATTTTCGGCTATCCTTCGGGAGAACGCAGTGATTTCGGAGGAGTCGGGACTGCCTTTATGCCAGGACACGGGGTTTATCGAATTCTTTGTATTCATGGGTCATGAAGTAGTCCTTGAAAGACCGATCTCAGAAATCCTCGACCGTGCTGTAAGGAATGCATATTCAAGTAATCCTTACAGGTACTCAGTTGTAAAGGACCCTCTTCATCATAGAGAAAATACCGGCGACAATACCCCGTCGGTAGTTCACACGTTCATCCGGACGGGGAAGAGACTGGAAATTCGTTTTCTGGTGAAGGGGGGAGGAAGCGAGAACCTTTCCAGACTCTTCATGCTCAACCCAACGACAACTCAGCAAGAACTTGTAGATACAATTGTACACTCGGTCTTGGAAAATGGAGCAAGGGGCTGCCCTCCGTTGAAGATTGGAATCGGAATCGGTGGAAGCTCGGAAAAGTCGATGATTCTCTCGAAGCTCGCACTGACAAGAGAGATAAACGTGGCGAATCCCGATCCTTACTACGCTATGCTGGAGGAACGGCTTCTCCGCGAGATAAATAATCTCGGGATCGGTTTTCAAGGCCTTGGCAAAGGTATTACTGCCTACTCAGTGAGTATTGAGACTGCACCTACCCACATCGCCACTCTCCCAGTTTCACTTGCGGTGGACTGCTATCTCTGCAGAAGGGGAGTGGTGGTCTTTGAAGATTGACGATCTTGTTTGCTGTCAGGAACTATACTATACAGGCAAGCTACTGGTTATGAGAGATGCGGCCCAGATGCGTTTGAAAGAACTTCACGAACAAGACCGGCCTTTGCCAGTTAAGTTGGAGGGGGCAGTGGTTTTCTACGCCGGTCCGGCAAAGCCAACCAAGGAAAGCTTTGGAGCTATTGGACCTACTACTTCCATAAGGATGGACTGTTTTCTGGAAATGCTTTTTCAACAGGGTGTTCAGGCTACAATAGGTAAGGGAAAGAGATCGGATCTCTCAACCTCGCTGTGCAGAAGATACGGAAGAGCCTACCTGCTTGCACCGAGTGGAGCTGCAGCTTCGCTATCAAAAAGGATCAAATCGTTACGAGTCATCGCATACGAAGATCTGGGAACCGAAGCAATATATGAAATCGAAGTCGAAGACTTTCCGCTAATTGTTGCAACAGACAAGAATGGTCTGGATATCTTTTCTTTAGAATAGAAGGTGATTTAGTGAATGAAAGAGCGCTGAAACTTCACAAGGATCTCAGGGGAAAGCTTGAGGTAAGAAGCAGGGTGAAAGTTGATAGTATGGAGGCATTGTCTTTGGCATACACTCCGGGGGTCGCAGACGTTTGCCGCACAATCGAGAGAAAAAAGGAACTGGCATATGACTACACCAACAAGTGGAACTACGTCGCAGTTGTCTCAGATGGAACGGCGGTTCTGGGCCTCGGAGACATCGGCCCTGAGGCTGGTTTACCTGTAATGGAGGGAAAGGCAGTTCTTTTTAAGGAATTCGCCAATGTCGATGCCTTTCCTCTGTGTATAGATGTCCATACTGCGGAAGAGATCATTTTCTTTGTAAAGGCTCTCGCTCCAACCTTCGGAGGAATTAACCTGGAAGATATAGCTTCCCCGAAGTGTTTCTTCATCGAAAGAGAGCTCCAGAGAAGTCTCGATATTCCTGTCTTTCACGATGATCAACACGGAGCTGCAATAGTAGCAGTTGCCGCATTACGAAACGCGCTTAAAGTAGTTGGAAAAAAGATCGAAGAACTTAAGATCGCGACGGTTGGAGTCGGTGCTGCCGGCGGAGCAACCATCAAAATGCTTTTGGCCGCTGGTGCGAGGAACATTGTTGCTGTCGATAAGAACGGGATTCTCAACAGAAAAGACTCTCGTACTCTTCTGAATGAGTTTCACTCAGAGATCGTTCGAGAAATAAACCCCGAAAACCTCAGCGGAAATCTTGAAGATGCAGTCAAGGGTGCGGATCTATTCATTGGAACCTCGGTAGCAGGCCTTCTTACACCGGAAATGGTAAGACAAATGGCCCCCGATCCAATCGTATTTGCATTGGCAAATCCTGTACCGGAAATCATGCCAGACCTCGCAAAAGGCGCAGGTGCAGCGATTGTCGCCACTGGCAGATCTGACTTCCCAAACCAGATAAACAATGTACTTGCCTTCCCCGGAATCTTCAGAGGCGCTCTAGATACCAGATCGAGAGAAATAAACGAAGCCATGAAGCTAGCTGCGACCAAAGCTCTCTCTTCAGCAGTACCTGAAGAAAATCTTTCTTCAGACTATATTCTACCGAAACCCTTTGAGCCTGGCATTGCGAGAAGGGTCGCCCTAGCCGTAGCGAAAGCATCGATCGAATCAGGTTGCTCGAGGCTGTCTGGGAACATAGATCTTGACGAGTTAATAGATAGAGGATTGAAGAGGTACTAACGTTGCTCCATTATGAGAACCTCCTGGATCGGCTGGGGATTTTCAAATATGAATTTGATTGCATATCTGCACGTTTTTGCATGCAATTGTTTTCGCGGCTTTTCCACAGATTTCTTAAAATACTCTGTAATATACTTTCAATGAGAGTTTCCACGAGAAGCCGTCAGTTGGCATGTTGTTGCTTGCAATTTAGTAACGAATATAGATAGGGGGTGTACTCGGTGACCGAAAAATTCTCGAAAATCGCACTCAGGATGAAATCCAACGTCATTAGGGAGCTTCTAAAGGTTACTTCAAAACCAGGTATGATTTCTTTTGGAGGAGGCGTACCTGATCCTGACACATTTCCACGTTTTGAAATGGCTGAAATATCTAAAGAGATTCTAGAAAACGAATACAAGCTCACTCTTCAGTACGGATCAACAGAGGGGGACCCT encodes:
- a CDS encoding S9 family peptidase codes for the protein MAEKKYTIEELMQNETIASFAVSADSRKILYSSDKTGNYNVFELDQEKGRHRQTTSLDENALVSFIFEDGSFIFAMDKGGDELHHLYLFSDEEIRDLTPFEKTKSGFHMSVGDKVYYYSNRIDKSRFDLYRFNEGDLTSELVFENKDLFELGPISSDERFIALRKLRTANDSDIYLYNFVNGDIKLLSPHQSEANFKPLFFSIDSLKLYYVSDSAGEFMTLWEMNIESRVSEEILDLEWDIIAGRMSEDGENAVLVLNRDGFSELHVIETKSNSLKMPPIKTSGVVYDQCFSKDGQLLYYLCDSATSSPNIFSINLETKKTKKLTDSMSRNVNSNDLSEASVLRFVSYDGLEVPGIFYPPKNVPAGEKAPAVVWVHGGPGGQSLPKYSPEIQFIANHGYAIYAVNNRGSSGYGKSFFRAADHKHGEADLDDCVEAARFLATLDFIDEERIAINGGSYGGFMVLAALAFRPKEFKAGIDLFGVSNWVRTLKEVPAWWKAIKDLLYTKIGNPFEEEEYLKSISPLFHAERIERPLLVLQGVNDPRVLKVESDEIVESLKKNGVPVEYVVFEDEGHGFKKKVNRIKGAKAMLAFLDKYLR
- a CDS encoding DegV family protein, with translation MIKIVTDSSCDLPIDTLKEFEIPFAPLNIFVEDQTFKEDIDITPEEFWQSMSKSHELPKTSQPSPADFAGIFEEIQKKGDTPLCITISSKLSGTYQSAVLGAEMTGSKAIVFDSLAGSISHGIQVLIAARMAKSGATVEDILSALRIYRDNVKIIIPLATVENIVKGGRLSKFQGSVVNILNMKIILHGVNGEVKLLKKVRGNKRFRAAIIELIEESAKTGKKIFGITHVNNLEDAKFFSSEIRKRVPDSEVIIGKMGPAIATYAGEGGLILAL
- a CDS encoding DUF2202 domain-containing protein, which codes for MKRLFSAILMVLIIGTMTLASGLTAEEDGIVFMREEEKLARDVYTVLYEIWNVNVFKNIAESEQQHTDAVLSLIGEIGLEDPVGENDIGVFTDPELQKLYDELIEKGSKSLLDAVEVGLLIEEIDIADIEELLAGEIGSRTRTVYENLLRGSESHLRAFLRQYEKLAGSYSPEVLSVDRFNEIVSAK
- a CDS encoding SDR family NAD(P)-dependent oxidoreductase; the encoded protein is MINLKKALITGASSGIGEIFSYELAKRGFGTVLVARRYDRLEAISNRIERDYGIVSTPLKADLTSESDLLRVSESLNEVDLLINNAGFGMIGQFEDLETDREMQMINLNIGALYYLTKKYTLCRVGIGGGVINVASTAAYLPVPGMAVYAATKAFVLSFSEAISEELKSKGFKVMVLSPGPTKTEFFDVASGGRKKLPGSMSPEEVVRRALDSFEKGKRSVVSGVINKVIATGSRLVPRAVALKAARRAFED
- a CDS encoding amidohydrolase — its product is MDLIRVRHSLHEIPEIGFKEFKTQSYIMSLLDRLDVPYEKVSDTGILARWKKSDGPFTLFRADMDALPVFEETGVEFKSKHEGFMHACGHDVHMTILIGLIERVVVANLKRNLLFLFQPAEEGGGGAERCMPALEQYDIKEAWALHVNDEFPEGTVYSRPGVLFASAFEMDCTFTGRSAHVAFYKKGRDAIEGAMDFLQRVYSAERGDSVLRFGLIEGGRVRNVVADSCTLYGTVRTRAYELSEKAICELEELGRDVASSRGLEFKQKIGSKYPQVQVDKDLYEKLCGLVDVNPVEMKYVGEDFGVIALKYPSVLFWLGTGREERHGLHNSKFLPQDSVIEKGIEIFWKVASN
- a CDS encoding protein-L-isoaspartate O-methyltransferase family protein, whose product is MRNEMIDLIRYLKKLGYLKDPRIEAAMMELDRADFVSSEVRDRAYEDIALLSFGSSGKVCSTSTQPSLLVTMIEELGMRDEDRVLDLGTGTGFCACILGKMAKKGSVITVEKDREVASVASRNFERYRMKNVRLVIGDGRYGYESDAPYDKIISTVALSGMSEVLFSQMKIGGRCVSPIYRSYMDTPVFLFERTDDTTLKVSEITGAVFMVAEESEPDPIYHNREFSLRLTDGRFQII
- a CDS encoding sulfite exporter TauE/SafE family protein is translated as MTFLQIVLIYLAGVAAGFMNVIAGGGSMVTLPLLMWIGIPPPVANATNRLGVLFESAIGMKTFHSSGIRLQKSIVPAIVFSTIGSVIGSMFVSSIPKDLLERVIALMLLAVAVLVLLKPGKPNISKPSQLLTALIFLGVGFYGGFLQAGVGFFLIGAITLTYGYDLVKTNFAKVVIVFVYTVFALVVFLSKGMIYWVPGLVLAAGNVIGAYFAVKLSIRKGSGFVRWILLTIVILNAVKYLFF
- a CDS encoding MarR family winged helix-turn-helix transcriptional regulator, encoding MKTNPSVPNGEELLKLDNQLCFALYSSSRGITRLYRPVLSEFGITYPQYLVMLVLWEKEPLTVKELGERLFLDSGTLTPLLKRMEKLGLLTRERSQGDERHVIIGLTNKGKEMREKALSIPLRIANQVNISEAEFASLMASLRKLMKKIDMDDSKASSH
- a CDS encoding glutathione peroxidase, which produces MSIYDFELTTIDGWNKSMEDFKGKVVLLVNTASKCGYTPQYEGLQQLYEEFKEKDFVVLGFPSNDFLRQEPGSDEEIKTFCSTNFNITFPMFSKIHVKGKNIHPLYEYLTSGGGKKEFSGKVKWNFTKFLIDRNGEIIGRFEPKEEPETFRSAIEEAVR
- a CDS encoding fumarate hydratase, with product MIDENTIVNRIEEALVKANTILDNRARAFLNDYTGPFSAILRENAVISEESGLPLCQDTGFIEFFVFMGHEVVLERPISEILDRAVRNAYSSNPYRYSVVKDPLHHRENTGDNTPSVVHTFIRTGKRLEIRFLVKGGGSENLSRLFMLNPTTTQQELVDTIVHSVLENGARGCPPLKIGIGIGGSSEKSMILSKLALTREINVANPDPYYAMLEERLLREINNLGIGFQGLGKGITAYSVSIETAPTHIATLPVSLAVDCYLCRRGVVVFED